From Panthera uncia isolate 11264 chromosome E1, Puncia_PCG_1.0, whole genome shotgun sequence, one genomic window encodes:
- the NXPH3 gene encoding neurexophilin-3 yields MQLTRCCFVFLVQGSLYLVIYGQDDGPPGSEDPERDDHESQPRPRMPRKRGHLSPKSRLVANYTLLGLLAPPGEAWGVLGQPPNRPNHSPPPSAKVKKIFGWGDFYSNIKTVALNLLVTGKIVDHGNGTFSVHFRHNATGQGNISISLVPPSKAVEFHQERQIFIEAKASKIFNCRMEWEKVERGRRTSLCTHDPAKTCSRDHAQSSATWSCSQPFKVVCVYIAFYSTDYRLVQKVCPDYNYHSDTPYYPSG; encoded by the exons atgCAACTGACTCGCTGCTGCTTCGTGTTCCTAGTGCAGGGCAGCCTCTATCTG GTCATCTACGGCCAGGATGACGGTCCTCCCGGCTCCGAGGACCCTGAGCGTGATGACCACGAGAGCCAGCCCCGGCCCCGGATGCCTCGGAAGCGAGGCCACCTCTCACCCAAGTCCCGCCTCGTGGCCAACTACACTCTCCTAGGGCTGCTGGCTCCCCCCGGGGAGGCATGGGGCGTCCTTGGCCAGCCCCCCAACCGCCCGAACCACAGCCCCCCACCGTCGGCCAAGGTGAAGAAAATCTTCGGCTGGGGTGACTTCTACTCCAACATCAAGACGGTGGCCCTGAACCTGCTCGTCACGGGGAAGATCGTGGACCACGGCAACGGGACCTTCAGCGTCCACTTCCGACACAACGCCACCGGCCAGGGCAACATCTCCATCAGCCTCGTACCGCCCAGTAAAGCTGTAGAGTTCCACCAGGAGCGGCAGATCTTCATCGAAGCCAAGGCCTCCAAGATCTTCAACTGCCGAATGGAGTGGGAGAAGGTGGAACGGGGCCGCCGGACCTCGCTCTGCACCCACGACCCGGCCAAGACCTGCTCCCGAGACCACGCTCAGAGCTCAGCCACCTGGAGCTGCTCCCAGCCCTTCAAGGTCGTCTGCGTCTACATTGCCTTCTACAGCACGGACTACAGGCTGGTCCAGAAGGTGTGCCCAGATTACAACTACCACAGTGATACCCCCTACTACCCCTCCGGGTGA